The proteins below come from a single Frankiales bacterium genomic window:
- a CDS encoding DUF1801 domain-containing protein has protein sequence MGTVDDYLAGLDEPARAAFARVVEIACAVAPQAEQGTSYGMPALLVDGRPLLGVKAASGHLSVYPFSPAVIEAVADRLAGFALSKGTLRFSAERRLPDDVVRDVVRLRLAEILR, from the coding sequence ATGGGCACGGTCGACGACTACCTGGCCGGGCTCGACGAGCCCGCGCGCGCGGCGTTCGCCCGCGTCGTCGAGATCGCCTGCGCCGTGGCGCCGCAGGCCGAGCAGGGCACGAGCTACGGCATGCCGGCGCTGCTCGTCGACGGCCGGCCGCTGCTCGGCGTCAAGGCCGCCTCGGGGCACCTGAGCGTGTACCCGTTCAGCCCGGCCGTGATCGAGGCCGTCGCGGACCGGCTCGCCGGCTTCGCGCTGAGCAAGGGCACGCTCCGGTTCTCGGCCGAGCGGCGGCTGCCGGACGACGTCGTGCGCGACGTCGTGCGCCTGCGGCTGGCGGAGATCCTGCGCTGA
- a CDS encoding phytanoyl-CoA dioxygenase, giving the protein MTTALDLSVVDDASVAQFRAQGATVVRGLFDADEVATIERGIERNLAEPGPLFLTASRDDDPGRFVEDFCGWQRIEEYRDIAFGSRAADVAGALMGSREVRLYHDHMLVKEPGTRQPTPWHQDQPYYNVDGTMTCSMWAPVDPVPRESTLEFLAGSHLQGWRMPRTFLDAQAKWFPEGSLAELPDIESDRASYDILGWELRPGDAVFFHMLTLHHSYGVPGPGRRRAFSLRFLGDDVTHAPRPWRTSPPFPGLEDELAAGAPLDHPLFPVLRRRG; this is encoded by the coding sequence ATGACGACCGCACTCGACCTGTCCGTGGTCGACGACGCCAGCGTGGCGCAGTTCCGCGCGCAGGGGGCCACGGTGGTGCGCGGCCTGTTCGACGCCGACGAGGTGGCGACCATCGAGCGCGGCATCGAGCGCAACCTCGCCGAGCCGGGTCCGCTGTTCCTCACCGCCAGCCGCGATGACGACCCCGGCCGCTTCGTGGAGGACTTCTGCGGCTGGCAGCGGATCGAGGAGTACCGCGACATCGCGTTCGGCTCGCGCGCCGCCGACGTCGCGGGGGCGCTCATGGGCAGCCGCGAGGTGCGGCTCTACCACGACCACATGCTGGTGAAGGAGCCCGGCACGCGCCAGCCCACGCCCTGGCACCAGGACCAGCCCTACTACAACGTCGACGGGACGATGACCTGCTCGATGTGGGCGCCGGTCGACCCGGTGCCGCGCGAGTCCACCCTCGAGTTCCTCGCCGGGTCGCACCTGCAGGGGTGGCGCATGCCGCGCACGTTCCTCGACGCCCAGGCGAAGTGGTTCCCGGAGGGCAGCCTCGCCGAGCTGCCCGACATCGAGTCCGACCGCGCCTCCTACGACATCCTGGGCTGGGAGCTGCGCCCGGGCGACGCCGTCTTCTTCCACATGCTCACGCTCCACCACTCCTACGGCGTCCCGGGGCCGGGCAGGCGGCGCGCGTTCTCGCTGCGGTTCCTGGGCGACGACGTCACGCACGCCCCGCGGCCCTGGCGCACGTCCCCGCCGTTCCCGGGGCTGGAGGACGAGCTCGCGGCCGGCGCCCCGCTCGACCACCCGCTGTTCCCTGTCCTGCGGCGCCGGGGCTGA
- a CDS encoding septum formation inhibitor Maf, whose protein sequence is MTGSTRTVVLASASPARRALLRAAGIEPVVRVSGVDEDALEAAMAAAGRTDPAEVAAALAAAKAAAVAEAVRAELPGAVVVACDSVLDLDGVALGKPHDAEEAVRRWHAMRGRSGRLRTGHTVLVLGAAPAQDRTASGVASTAVEFADLDDATVEAYVATGEPLAVAGAFTLDGLGGPFVERIDGDPSNVVGLSLPLLRRLLAGLGVPWTDLWHGGTRGPQ, encoded by the coding sequence GTGACCGGCTCCACGCGCACCGTGGTGCTCGCGTCCGCCTCCCCTGCGCGCAGGGCCCTGCTGCGCGCCGCCGGGATCGAGCCGGTGGTGCGGGTGAGCGGCGTCGACGAGGACGCCCTCGAGGCGGCGATGGCTGCCGCCGGCCGTACAGATCCCGCAGAGGTGGCCGCGGCGCTGGCCGCGGCGAAGGCGGCGGCCGTGGCGGAGGCGGTGCGCGCGGAGCTGCCCGGCGCCGTGGTGGTGGCGTGCGACTCCGTGCTCGACCTCGACGGCGTCGCCCTGGGCAAGCCGCACGACGCCGAGGAGGCGGTGCGCCGCTGGCACGCGATGCGCGGCCGCTCCGGGCGGCTGCGCACGGGGCACACCGTGCTGGTGCTCGGCGCGGCGCCCGCGCAGGACCGCACCGCCTCGGGCGTCGCCTCCACCGCAGTGGAGTTCGCCGACCTCGACGACGCGACGGTCGAGGCCTACGTCGCCACGGGCGAGCCGCTGGCCGTCGCCGGCGCGTTCACCCTCGACGGCCTCGGCGGCCCGTTCGTCGAGCGCATCGACGGCGACCCCAGCAACGTGGTGGGCCTGAGCCTGCCGCTGCTGCGCCGCCTGCTCGCCGGCCTCGGCGTGCCGTGGACCGACCTCTGGCACGGAGGCACGCGTGGACCGCAGTGA
- a CDS encoding acyl-CoA carboxylase subunit epsilon has product MSDEPEAVERPVLRVVRGEPDATEIAALVAVVAASGGGDPAPRRARSAWADPARSLRHALPAGGWRATYAPR; this is encoded by the coding sequence GTGAGCGACGAGCCGGAGGCCGTGGAGCGGCCGGTGCTGCGCGTCGTGCGCGGCGAGCCGGACGCCACCGAGATCGCGGCGCTGGTGGCCGTCGTCGCGGCGAGCGGCGGCGGCGACCCGGCTCCGCGGCGCGCCCGGTCGGCGTGGGCGGACCCGGCCCGGTCGCTGCGCCACGCGCTGCCCGCCGGCGGCTGGCGCGCCACCTACGCGCCCCGGTGA
- a CDS encoding acyl-CoA carboxylase subunit beta has protein sequence MSDDAIRAAREATLAVPPAAAAKLAAAGKLHPRERLAVLLDPGSFVEDGQFAHALVPGLPADGVVTGRGTVDGRHVLVVANDPTVKAGSWGARTVEKIVRVTEVALRDELPVFWFIDSAGARITDQVDLFPGRRGAGRIFRNQVALSGRVPQICCLFGPSAAGGAYIPAFCDVVIMVEGNASMYLGSPRMAEMVVGEKVTLEEMGGARMHATVSGCGDNLAHDDHDAIEQARLVLSYLPGSWREQPPVYAAEPPARELTAELVPMPESKPFDVHQVVEALVDHESFFEIKPLFAAEIVVGLARIEGRPVGVVANNSAVRGGVLFGDSADKAARFIWWCDAFNVPLVYLADVPGFMIGSRVEREGIIRHGAKMITAVSEATVPQVSVVLRKAYGAGLYAMAGPGFGPDACLALPTARIAVMGPEAAVNAVYANRIEAIEDDAERAAFVAERRAEYEADVDLLRLASDLVIDAIVEPGELRREIALRLAAAAGKDRSFSARRHGVPPV, from the coding sequence GTGAGCGACGACGCGATCCGGGCCGCGCGGGAGGCGACCCTCGCGGTGCCCCCCGCGGCGGCCGCGAAGCTCGCCGCCGCCGGCAAGCTGCACCCTCGCGAGCGCCTCGCGGTCCTGCTCGACCCCGGCTCCTTCGTCGAGGACGGCCAGTTCGCCCACGCGCTCGTGCCCGGCCTGCCGGCCGACGGCGTCGTCACCGGCCGGGGGACGGTGGACGGGCGGCACGTGCTCGTGGTGGCCAACGACCCGACGGTCAAGGCCGGCTCGTGGGGCGCCCGGACGGTGGAGAAGATCGTCCGCGTCACCGAGGTGGCGCTGCGCGACGAGCTGCCGGTGTTCTGGTTCATCGACTCCGCCGGGGCGCGCATCACCGACCAGGTCGACCTGTTCCCGGGCCGGCGCGGGGCCGGTCGCATCTTCCGCAACCAGGTGGCGCTGTCGGGCCGGGTGCCGCAGATCTGCTGCCTGTTCGGGCCGTCGGCGGCGGGCGGCGCCTACATCCCCGCGTTCTGCGACGTCGTCATCATGGTCGAGGGCAACGCGTCGATGTACCTCGGCAGCCCGCGGATGGCCGAGATGGTCGTGGGCGAGAAGGTCACGCTCGAGGAGATGGGCGGGGCGCGCATGCACGCCACCGTCTCCGGCTGCGGGGACAACCTCGCCCACGACGACCACGACGCGATCGAGCAGGCCAGGCTCGTGCTGTCCTACCTGCCCGGCTCGTGGCGCGAGCAGCCGCCGGTGTACGCCGCGGAGCCCCCGGCCCGCGAGCTGACCGCGGAGCTCGTGCCCATGCCGGAGTCCAAGCCCTTCGACGTGCACCAGGTGGTGGAGGCGCTCGTCGACCACGAGTCGTTCTTCGAGATCAAGCCGCTGTTCGCGGCCGAGATCGTCGTCGGGCTCGCCCGCATCGAGGGCCGGCCGGTCGGCGTGGTCGCCAACAACAGCGCGGTGCGCGGCGGCGTGCTCTTCGGCGACAGCGCCGACAAGGCCGCGCGCTTCATCTGGTGGTGCGACGCGTTCAACGTGCCGCTGGTGTACCTCGCCGACGTCCCCGGCTTCATGATCGGCTCGCGGGTCGAGCGCGAGGGGATCATCCGCCACGGCGCCAAGATGATCACCGCGGTGTCGGAGGCCACCGTGCCGCAGGTGTCGGTCGTGCTGCGCAAGGCCTACGGCGCCGGCCTCTACGCGATGGCCGGCCCGGGGTTCGGCCCGGACGCCTGCCTCGCGCTGCCCACCGCGCGCATCGCGGTGATGGGCCCCGAGGCCGCCGTCAACGCCGTCTACGCCAACCGCATCGAGGCGATCGAGGACGACGCCGAGCGGGCGGCGTTCGTCGCCGAGCGGCGGGCCGAGTACGAGGCCGACGTCGACCTGCTGCGGCTGGCCAGCGACCTCGTGATCGACGCGATCGTGGAGCCGGGGGAGCTGCGCCGCGAGATCGCGCTGCGCCTGGCCGCCGCCGCGGGCAAGGACCGGTCCTTCAGCGCCCGGCGGCACGGCGTCCCCCCGGTCTGA